Genomic DNA from Oryza sativa Japonica Group chromosome 5, ASM3414082v1:
TAGAAACTCACTCATcctatttttttccccaaacaaaaaaaaacagcgaTAGAAGCATATGCTTCGAAAATTCTATCGTGTGTACACTTGCGTCACGTCGCGCCCTCGCGCCCGTGCGTGACAGCGTGAGCAGAGCACCCGTGCATGGGCGAGGCCGAAGTCGACGATATTCCTGgcccgcgtgcgcgcgcgcggcgcccaTGTCCTCCTGTTCACCGAAAAAGGTCGCGTTTTTATCCTAGCCTCGCATGTGGTGTTGGCAGCGTCGTCGGTTGAGGGAGTCAACCACGTAATCTATCGAGCCTGCGAATGGGCGGGCGGCTTGGCGCGAGCCACACGCACCGATGGACTGCTCGCTCCATCACCGGCCACTGCGTCCTGCCTGCTTTGTTATATGCTTTTGCTAACTCATGAATTGCAAGCACAAAATAATGCCGTGTCTTAGATCGGATATAAGCTAAGATGTGACATATATACATCGCAGTTTCCACtgcggggatttttttttttactactagtagctcctaacttttttttcttcttttttttttgtttttttcaatagaatatatgatatatgagCGATACTAGCACAATAGATGATCATGGATCGATATAGCcgaaaaaacataaataatagtTACTCATAATCATGATATTGtagtaaattactaatttaTCTCTAATATTACTGGTAGTATAATACTACTAATAGAAAACACCAGAGTATCGCTCTTTCTTCCTAGAACTTTTGATTATGATTTACCATCCGGTTCTATTgaattgattttatttactATCTCAACAATCTAGGTGAGAAAATGCCTTGCCTAACCTCTCCTCCCAAGCTGGGACAAGTGCAGTCGAGACCTTACCCCCAACCTTTCCCTTCCCTCCCctttcccgcgccgccgcgtccgtgcGCCATGACCGTGTTGTGTTGTCAATGCCATCGAGCACCTTGAGTGGGAGCCGACCTCATTGAGGAAGTAGATGTTGCAACGTCGGAGAAGATGCCTACGACGATGGTAGCCAGAGCATTCTTGCAGCGCCAACGTTAGATGGTCAAGATGACCTCGACAAGGGACATGCTGTGAGCCCACAAATGATGTTGAGCTTGTCCTTGAGCCGTAGCTGGTGCCATGGGATTTCACGCCCCAAGCTCCCCTGGCCTGTGGCCTGGCATGGCATGTCCAGCTTCAGTAGCAAGAGGTGGCACCGCTAGCTTGTCATATGGTGCTCATTGTTGGTGGCTCATCGTCAGAGAGGGAGGTTAAGTTGGTGTCATCACCACCTGCTCGTCGTTGATGATTCGTCTCGTCGTGCCATGAGCCAGCTAAGGGAGAAGATGCCATGAGCTAGAGGAAAGGAGGGCAAAAGagttacttcatccgtttcacaatgtaagttattctagcatttactacattcatattaatattaatgaatctagaatgAAATATATGTCTAgaatcattaacatcaatataaatatataaaatgctagaatgacttacattgtgaaacggagagagtaattttCTCTCGGTTGTGGCTCTGAATTGCACGTTTATCATGCCATATAAGCAAAAGTGGCTAAACTGAAACAATCCAATGGATCTTAGTGGCAAATAATCTGCTCTGCTCCAtgcatccgtcccaaaataagtcaTTTTTTCACTAATCCTACACATACTAATGCAAAGACAAAAGAATAGAATATCCCTACTTTATCAACTATTCCCCACTTTATCTACTCTCAATACAACCATTCTCTACTTTACAAACTCCGATGCAATGATATACTctagaaataaatttattttggaataaaCAGGATgcactaaaaataaacttattattgGAAGGATGGAGTATGTCGTTGGAAAAGATGACATTTTAAGAATGGTGGTGTAATTGTCAAATAGTTAGAAATTTTCCCCGCAATGGTGCTGTTATTGCATCAATTTATAAGCTTATGTGgatctgttttttttatcaCCTTATGAAGTTCTGGATAGGTCTGATTTTATATTTTCTGGTGGATACATATTTGTAGAACGGATATCAGTGGTCATACCACCCGGGCCACAATATTTGAAATCTCAACTGGATCCGCAAAACGGCAAAAGACAGACTCGATCCCGATCCCCTCCTGACAGTGGCTGATCAATCATCACGCACAATCCATAGAACTCGGGTACGTACAATTAAATTGGAGCGTGTGCGAGCTGAGGCGCGCCCATGACACCACGTCAGTAGAAACCAGTCGATGCCCCGGCCCCTGGCGCGGCAAGCAAGAATCGCGTGAGGCCGCGAGCTGAGCTGACTGCCATCTCCATTACGCGCACGCACGTACGGTACGAGAGCTGCACTGGCGCGCGACCGATAGTAAAACCGCGCTGCCCGCGTCGCGCGCGTGTGTCCCGTGTCGGAcgtcgccgcgcccgcgcgcacccgccgccgtcggcagCTCACGTGTGCTCCCGCGCGCGCCCACGTACGCCAGCGCTTTACGGATGATGTTGCCGCGACCCGCGCCCGCGTGCGGCCGCGGGGCGCGCCAATTCGCTCCTCGCGCGGGAGTGGACACCTACGCGCTTCCCGCGCCACGCACACGGGCGATCTGAGGCCCATGTCCTGCCGAGCTTTTAAACTAGTCAGAGATCCTCAGAACGAGCGCGTGCGTAGATGTTGCCACCGCTTCGCTTGGGATTCTCCTCGATCGCTCAGCTGCTGCTCGCCGTCAGCAATGGGTATGGCGGATCTGCAGAGCGCGGTGATGCGTGCCGGTGGCTGCTCAGTTTCTTGGCTGGTTAGCATTGATTTGCTCTAGTGTCCGTTTTGGGGAGAGAAGTTAATTCGATTTGGTAGGTGTACAGTTCGAGCTCCCCGGTGCTTTTTGTTTTGTTATCTGTACTGCTCGATGCGTAGCATGGAAACGGATCGTCAGCTTACTGATGCATTTGCGCCCGCAAGGCAGGCAATGCAATTAATGGAGCTACTGCAGGGGCAGCAGGCTCCAGGACAAACGCACGCACtgatgaggaaaaaaaatttcaGATACTGATTAAATACAAGCAACCACGCATTGATACATGATCAGCCTGCTCTCTGTAGCCTTGAATGCTGATCTTGCTGCTCTCTGGAGTAAGATAGCGGCATCTCCGGACCAGGCTTTACTGATCACCATATTTAACCTCCGCATTTAACTCCAGGAAACAATTAATCAATTAACCGTAGTACTGGTAGTACTCCTTGCTTCTCCAATCCACTCGCCCCCGATGCCTGCCATATTCTATGTCGATAGCATAAACACCACGATCTCATCACAAAGTAAAAATCTGGTAAATTTACATCGAGACATGCATGAGGCCGTTGAATTACCGAAACAAATTAACTACGCACTACCAGTACGTCGCACATGTGCCTGACGTCGTGGTCTGACTTACAACCGAGATAGTAGAGGGAAAAACACACGATGACACAAGCTAGATTCCTTGCACAAGCACAACGAACAACAGACAGAGAACACACAGGAGAAAAGAGAGATTAGCTCGACACCTATCCCAGACTGCGCCACTAGCAACAGCGGCACAGCAGCGCATTTTAGGCCGCATCACTAGTCATCACATGCACTCCACGACGACACACGCACAGATGCTAAACTACACAgagctacgacgacgacgtagCGCACGCACGGCGCGCGGGCCCAGCGATTGGATTATATATCCACGGCCGCGGCCTGCGGGGCCGCTGGTGgagctgccggcgccggcgcgtcgacggcggtggtgacggGGGAGCTGccagctgctgcggcggcgccggcgccggcgccggcggcgagggcgagcagCATCTGGCGGAGGCCGCGGGCGTACTCGAGCAGGCGGTCGACGGAGGGGATGGTCTCCTTGACCTCCTCCTGGGCCTCGAAGTCGCGGAGCCACGCGTGGAAGAGCGGGAACGCGTCGGCGTCCACGAGGCGCACGCCGGTGACCTCCTCGAACACGGCCAGCCAGTAGGAGCCGCACCCGAGCACGACGTCGAGGAGGCCCACCTGGTCGCCGCCGAAGAACCTCCGCCCCTTGAACGCCCCCTCCCGGAGCTCCGCCTCCAGCAGCGCCAGGTTGTCGTGCACCTgctgcaccgccgcctcctgctcccTCCCCGTCAACGCGAACAccgcccccaccgccggccCAAGCTGCACGCATTGCACACACAAAAAAGTTAAGACATGAAGGCCATGTGTTGTGTTACTAGAGAGTACGCACCTTATCGTCGGCGAAGTGGCACCAGAAGCGAGCGAGGGCGCGGTCGAAGGggtcggaggggaggagggggcggctcTCCGGCCAGGCGTCGTCGAGGTACTGGAGGATGATGACGGACTCGGCGAGCGGGCGGCCGCGGTGGACGAGCACGGGGACCTTCTTGTGCACCGGGTTGAGGCGCAGCAGCGCCTCGCTCTTGTTGCCGAGGTCCTCCTCGGCGTACACGAACTCCAGCGCCTTGAGCCGCAGCGCCAGCTGCACCCGGTGCGTGTACGAGCTCGCCCACGACCCGAACAGCTTCAGCTCCGGCGCCTCCCCTCCGTTCTCCTGCTTCTCCATAGCCACGAGAGGAAGTAAAATTACCTTCAAATACTACCCAGCTGAGTGCTCTGGTCGAGTGACACTGGAGACTGGACTAGTGGTTGTCTACTCGTGTGTGTTCTTTGGCGTGTGTGGTGGTGTTCGGCGTCTCGGCGTGTATCGGGGGTGGCTTATATAGAAGGCCGCGGGCCC
This window encodes:
- the LOC4338787 gene encoding glutathione transferase GST 23 produces the protein MEKQENGGEAPELKLFGSWASSYTHRVQLALRLKALEFVYAEEDLGNKSEALLRLNPVHKKVPVLVHRGRPLAESVIILQYLDDAWPESRPLLPSDPFDRALARFWCHFADDKLGPAVGAVFALTGREQEAAVQQVHDNLALLEAELREGAFKGRRFFGGDQVGLLDVVLGCGSYWLAVFEEVTGVRLVDADAFPLFHAWLRDFEAQEEVKETIPSVDRLLEYARGLRQMLLALAAGAGAGAAAAAGSSPVTTAVDAPAPAAPPAAPQAAAVDI